One window from the genome of Emys orbicularis isolate rEmyOrb1 chromosome 22, rEmyOrb1.hap1, whole genome shotgun sequence encodes:
- the LOC135893424 gene encoding tyrosine-protein phosphatase non-receptor type 11-like, whose translation MTSRRWFHPNINGIEAEKLLLTRGVHGSFLARPSKSNPGDFTLSVRRNDEVTHIKIQNTGDYYDLYGGEKFATLAELVQYYTEQQGLLREKNSNVIELKYPLNCQDPTSERWYHGHLTGKEAEKLLTEKGKPGSFLVRESQSKPGDFVLSVLTNEDKMDTGDRKPRVTHVMIRYQPDGKYDVGGGERFDTLTDLVEHYKKNPMVEKSGAVVHLKQPFNATRINAANIENRVKELNKMADHSEKAKQGFWEEFEMLQQQECKLLYPRKEGQRVENKAKNRYKNILPFDTTRVALRDVDESIPGSDYINANYIKSIPEEGRSSEHCKVYIATQGCLQTTVNDFWAMVYQENTHVIVMTTKEVERGRNKCFRYWPDKNCTKEYGYICVRIVSEREAQGYYLRELEITRTDREEHPRQVKHYQYFSWPDHGVPNEPGGVLSFLDQVNRAQRSIPDSGPIVVHCSAGIGRTGTIIVIDILVDIIHRQGLDCDIDIPKTIQMVRRQRSGMVQTEAQYKFVYMAVQQYIETEQKRLEEEQRNKRKERDYLNIRHPPMDKARAKGQPLPPRVSVVDDDSASVYENLNIKNPKVSGMNNAGR comes from the exons GTGGTTTCACCCCAACATCAACGGAATAGAAGCAGAGAAGTTGCTCCTGACGAGAGGCGTCCATGGGAGTTTTCTGGCCCGGCCTAGtaaaagcaatccaggagatttcaCTCTCTCCGTCAG GAGAAACGATGAGGTGACGCACATTAAGATCCAGAACACTGGAGACTACTACGACCTCTATGGAGGGGAGAAGTTTGCTACCCTGGCCGAGCTGGTACAGTACTACACtgagcagcaggggctgctgcggGAGAAAAACAGCAACGTGATTGAGCTGAAATACCCTCTGAACTGCCAGGACCCCACCTCCGAGAG GTGGTACCATGGGCACCTGACTGGCAAAGAGGCAGAGAAGCTCTTGACGGAGAAAGGCAAGCCAGGGAGCTTTCTGGTGCGGGAGAGCCAAAGCAAACCGGGGGACTTTGTCTTATCAGTGCTGACGAATGAAGACAAGATGGACACAGGAGACCGGAAGCCACGGGTGACTCATGTGATGATCCGCTACCAG CCAGATGGGAAGTATGACGTTGGGGGAGGCGAGAGGTTCGACACGCTCACGGACCTGGTGGAGCACTACAAGAAAAACCCCATGGTGGAGAAATCCGGAGCTGTGGTTCATCTGAAACAG CCCTTTAACGCCACGCGCATCAACGCCGCCAACATCGAAAACCGAGTGAAGGAGCTGAACAAAATGGCGGATCACAGCGAGAAGGCCAAGCAAGGGTTCTGGGAAGAGTTCGAG atgctgcagcagcaggagtgtAAGCTCCTCTACCCCAGGAAGGAAGGGCAGCGAGTGGAGAACAAAGCGAAGAATCGCTACAAGAACATCCTCCCCT TCGATACCACGCGGGTTGCGCTCAGAGACGTAGATGAGAGCATACCGGGGTCAGACTACATCAACGCCAACTACATCAAG AGCATACCCGAAGAGGGAAGGAGCTCGGAGCACTGCAAAGTCTACATCGCCACCCAAGGCTGCCTGCAGACGACGGTGAACGACTTCTGGGCCATGGTGTACCAAGAAAACACCCATGTCATAGTCATGACGACGAAGGAAGTGGAGAGAGGCAGG AATAAATGTTTCCGCTACTGGCCTGATAAGAACTGCACCAAGGAGTACGGCTACATCTGCGTGCGGATCGTGAGCGAGCGCGAGGCGCAGGGCTACTACCTCCGGGAGCTGGAGATCACACGGACAGACCGG GAGGAGCACCCGAGACAGGTAAAGCACTATCAGTATTTCAGCTGGCCAGACCACGGGGTCCCCAACGAGCCAGGAGGGGTCCTCAGCTTTCTGGACCAAGTCAACCGAGCACAGCGAAGCATTCCAGACTCTGGGCCGATCGTCGTGCACTGCAG CGCTGGAATAGGACGCACGGGCACTATCATAGTGATTGATATCCTGGTGGATATTATTCACAGGCAAG GTTTGGACTGTGACATAGACATCCCCAAAACCATCCAGATGGTGCGCAGGCAGCGCTCTGGCATGGTGCAGACGGAGGCGCAGTACAAGTTCGTTTACATGGCTGTTCAGCAGTACATTGAGACCGAGCAGAAGAGGCTAGAAGAAGAGCAG AGGAATAAGCGGAAAGAGCGAGACTACCTGAATATCCGACACCCTCCTATGGATAAAGCCAGAGCCAAAGGGCAGCCGCTCCCACCACGCGTCTCTGT GGTCGATGATGACTCAGCCTCCGTCTACGAGAACCTGAACATCAAAAACCCCAAAGTTTCAGGGATGAATAATGCAGGGAGATAA